From the genome of Patescibacteria group bacterium, one region includes:
- a CDS encoding RNA polymerase sigma factor gives MSKDNKNFLANYNKYVDKIYAYIWYRVGFDKTTAEDLCSEIFLKAFKSHDSFDETRSFQSWIYRIAKNHLLNHYRTRGREVDLESALDLSVETLQKINTSIEVERIMKHIGKLDDYSREVVIMRYVDELDNKEIAEILDKEVNAVRVQLNRALNKLREDIE, from the coding sequence ATGTCAAAAGACAATAAAAATTTTCTAGCGAACTATAATAAGTATGTTGATAAGATTTATGCCTATATTTGGTATCGAGTTGGTTTTGATAAGACAACGGCAGAGGATTTGTGCTCGGAAATATTTTTGAAAGCATTTAAGAGTCATGATAGCTTCGATGAAACTAGATCTTTTCAGTCCTGGATATACAGAATAGCTAAAAATCATTTGTTAAATCACTATAGAACGAGAGGGAGGGAAGTTGACCTTGAGAGTGCTCTGGATCTATCAGTTGAAACTTTGCAAAAAATAAATACAAGCATTGAGGTTGAGCGAATAATGAAGCATATTGGAAAATTGGATGATTATTCAAGAGAAGTTGTAATAATGAGATATGTTGACGAACTGGACAACAAGGAGATAGCCGAAATTTTAGACAAAGAGGTGAATGCGGTTAGAGTACAGCTGAACAGAGCTCTGAATAAATTAAGAGAAGATATTGAATAA
- a CDS encoding putative metal-binding motif-containing protein translates to MKFTNNLLANVALVSLSLVFGAGVLFAVNADTTQTYYLDTDGDGYGDSAVSIASTTSPSGYVLDSSDCDDNDSSIHPEADELCDGVDNNCSGDIDDEGVQTAYYYDFDADGFGEIGTSTLACSAPSIDYVEVSGDCDDMASSTNPNATEICDGVDQNCDGSVDEGVTTTYYLDDDADGYGFTASTTESCAAPVGYASLNDDCNDDDMDVYPGATEIYNSIDDDCDSDVDEGFVDRTFYIDEDGDGYGSDASTSIAMEAPEGFVENNIDCNDNDSSIYPNAGEVCDGIDNDCDSLIDENVKSTFYYDGDGDGYGIDTNIILACVAENNYVANDGDCDNNNNTVYPGASELDDDIDNNCNEIVDEVFNTYYVDNDGDGYGNALSFVEAFDTPIGYVDNDDDCDDNNDTVYPGATELDDNIDNDCDGRIDEGVNNNDNDCNCDCDGDGDCDNDGDGYSYQYQHQNHNGEYEGEDNGYKNHGQYVSEMAHLTNSLKKSGKMSGQEKGSIMSSLNKSRGKTR, encoded by the coding sequence ACAATCTTTTGGCGAATGTAGCGCTTGTTTCACTTTCTTTAGTTTTTGGAGCAGGAGTTCTATTTGCTGTAAATGCCGACACTACGCAAACTTATTATCTAGACACAGACGGTGATGGGTATGGAGATTCTGCTGTTTCAATTGCTAGTACAACTTCTCCATCTGGTTATGTTTTAGATTCTAGTGATTGTGATGATAATGATAGTTCAATCCACCCTGAAGCAGATGAGCTTTGCGACGGAGTAGACAATAATTGTAGTGGGGATATAGATGATGAAGGAGTCCAAACAGCTTATTATTATGATTTTGATGCTGATGGTTTTGGAGAAATTGGTACTTCAACACTAGCTTGCTCGGCTCCAAGTATCGATTATGTAGAAGTAAGTGGCGATTGTGATGATATGGCTTCAAGTACAAATCCTAATGCTACTGAAATTTGTGATGGAGTTGATCAAAATTGTGATGGGAGTGTTGATGAAGGAGTAACAACTACTTATTATCTAGACGATGATGCTGACGGATATGGATTTACTGCTAGTACTACTGAGTCCTGCGCAGCACCTGTCGGATATGCTTCATTGAATGATGATTGTAATGATGATGATATGGATGTATACCCAGGAGCAACAGAAATTTATAACTCAATTGATGACGATTGTGATAGTGATGTTGATGAGGGCTTTGTTGATAGAACATTTTATATTGACGAGGACGGAGATGGATATGGAAGTGATGCTAGCACAAGTATTGCCATGGAAGCTCCAGAAGGTTTTGTAGAAAATAATATTGATTGTAATGATAATGATTCAAGCATCTATCCAAATGCTGGTGAAGTTTGTGATGGTATTGATAATGATTGCGATAGTTTAATCGATGAGAATGTTAAAAGTACTTTTTATTACGATGGTGATGGCGATGGCTATGGTATTGACACTAATATAATACTTGCTTGCGTTGCTGAAAATAACTATGTGGCTAACGATGGTGACTGTGATAATAACAATAATACAGTTTATCCAGGAGCTTCTGAACTTGATGATGATATTGATAATAATTGCAACGAAATTGTTGATGAAGTATTTAATACTTATTATGTTGACAACGACGGAGATGGTTACGGAAATGCTCTTAGCTTTGTTGAAGCATTTGATACTCCAATCGGTTACGTTGATAATGACGATGATTGTGATGATAATAATGATACAGTTTATCCTGGGGCTACGGAACTTGATGATAACATTGATAATGATTGCGATGGTAGAATTGATGAAGGCGTTAATAATAACGACAATGATTGTAATTGCGACTGTGATGGAGATGGCGATTGCGATAATGACGGTGACGGCTATTCATATCAATATCAACACCAAAATCACAATGGAGAATATGAGGGTGAAGATAATGGCTACAAAAATCACGGTCAATACGTTAGTGAAATGGCTCACCTTACAAACTCATTAAAAAAGAGTGGTAAAATGTCAGGACAAGAAAAAGGAAGTATAATGAGCTCATTGAACAAAAGTAGAGGAAAGACAAGGTGA